In Prochlorococcus marinus str. MIT 1214, one DNA window encodes the following:
- a CDS encoding NAD(P)H-quinone oxidoreductase subunit N — MGELLSFQIFINEPVELLNLSLNAKAVLPEAAVLIAMLGTLLVDLAGEKISARWSPPICYAGLGTALLLLTMQWNGEIQESFLGAFIADNLAIAFRGVIALSTLISLLISWRYAEQNGSPIGEFAAILLAATLGAMLLCGSTDLVSVFVSLETLSVASYLLSGYLKRDARSSEAALKYLLVGSAAAAVFLYGASLLYGISGSTNLKEIGITLISAPTPLSALALVFVLSTVAFKIAAVPFHQWTPDVYEGSPTPVVAFLSVGSKAAGFALAIRILVGCFSAFDTQWKLLFTVLAVLSMSLGNVVALAQKSMKRMLAYSSIGQAGFVMIGLVCGTEDGFAAMVLYMAAYLFMNLGAFACIILFSIRTGSDQISDYAGLYQKDPLITLGLSLCLLSLGGIPPMLGFFGKIYLFFAGWADGQYLLVSVGLVTSVISIYYYISVIKMMVVTEPKEASEVVKAYPSIEWSITGMSSLKVALVFCVLVTAIGGIISNPLFNFADSAVNGTPLLREAITVASKSSIG; from the coding sequence ATGGGAGAACTTTTGTCTTTTCAAATATTCATAAATGAGCCTGTAGAGCTTTTAAATCTCTCTTTAAATGCCAAAGCTGTGCTTCCAGAGGCTGCAGTCTTAATAGCAATGTTGGGGACTCTCTTGGTTGATTTGGCTGGGGAAAAGATTTCAGCCCGCTGGTCCCCCCCGATTTGTTATGCAGGTCTTGGTACTGCTTTGCTTTTGCTAACAATGCAATGGAATGGAGAAATTCAAGAATCTTTCTTGGGTGCATTTATCGCAGACAATCTTGCTATTGCTTTCAGAGGGGTTATAGCTCTATCAACTCTTATTTCTCTGCTAATCAGTTGGAGATATGCAGAACAGAATGGAAGTCCTATTGGTGAATTTGCAGCAATATTATTAGCTGCCACTCTTGGAGCAATGCTTCTATGTGGCTCAACTGATTTAGTAAGTGTTTTTGTTTCACTAGAAACACTTTCCGTTGCTAGCTATCTCCTTTCTGGATATCTCAAAAGGGACGCAAGAAGTTCAGAAGCAGCTTTGAAATATTTGTTAGTTGGTTCGGCTGCAGCCGCTGTATTTCTTTATGGAGCATCCCTGCTTTATGGAATAAGTGGATCTACAAATTTAAAAGAGATAGGAATAACACTAATAAGTGCTCCCACACCTTTATCCGCTTTAGCTCTGGTTTTTGTATTATCTACAGTAGCTTTCAAAATTGCAGCAGTTCCATTCCATCAATGGACGCCTGATGTGTACGAAGGTTCTCCTACACCAGTGGTGGCTTTTTTATCAGTAGGGTCTAAAGCAGCAGGATTTGCACTTGCTATAAGGATTCTAGTCGGATGTTTTAGCGCTTTTGACACACAATGGAAATTGCTATTTACTGTTTTAGCTGTTCTAAGTATGTCGCTAGGAAATGTTGTAGCGCTAGCGCAAAAATCAATGAAAAGGATGCTGGCTTATAGCTCAATTGGCCAAGCCGGCTTCGTGATGATTGGATTGGTTTGCGGAACTGAAGATGGTTTTGCCGCGATGGTCTTATATATGGCAGCTTATTTATTTATGAATCTTGGTGCATTTGCATGCATAATTCTTTTCTCAATCAGAACTGGAAGTGATCAAATCTCAGATTATGCAGGTCTATACCAAAAAGATCCATTGATTACCTTGGGATTAAGTTTATGCCTTCTTTCATTGGGAGGGATCCCCCCAATGTTGGGATTCTTTGGGAAAATTTATTTATTTTTTGCTGGATGGGCAGACGGGCAATATTTACTAGTCAGTGTTGGGCTGGTTACTTCTGTTATTTCAATTTACTATTACATATCAGTTATAAAAATGATGGTCGTAACTGAACCGAAAGAAGCTTCAGAAGTTGTAAAAGCCTATCCATCCATAGAATGGTCAATTACAGGGATGTCATCTCTCAAAGTGGCTTTGGTTTTTTGTGTGCTCGTAACTGCTATTGGTGGGATAATTTCAAACCCTCTATTTAACTTTGCGGATAGTGCGGTAAACGGAACACCATTACTTAGAGAAGCTATTACTGTTGCAAGTAAAAGTTCGATTGGCTAA
- a CDS encoding ABC transporter ATP-binding protein, whose protein sequence is MANQLKSLKKSVARLTNVNKFYGEGSVKVKALDELNLEVFQGEYLAVMGASGSGKSTAMNILGCLDRPTNGTYELNGTAVEKLDDDLLADIRNKELGFVFQQFHLLQEVSALENVMLPMIYACVPSLEREKRAKEALDRVGLGNRMNNLPNQLSGGQQQRVAIARAIINQPSLLLADEPTGALDSKTTEDVLNLFDQLHNQGITIVLVTHEDNVAQRAKTIARFKDGKVIEISHN, encoded by the coding sequence TTGGCTAACCAATTAAAATCATTGAAAAAATCTGTAGCGCGACTAACGAATGTAAATAAATTTTATGGAGAAGGTTCAGTCAAAGTGAAAGCGCTTGACGAACTAAACCTTGAGGTTTTCCAAGGCGAGTACCTTGCCGTTATGGGGGCTAGCGGATCTGGTAAAAGTACTGCAATGAATATACTTGGATGCCTTGATCGTCCTACTAATGGGACTTATGAATTAAATGGAACTGCAGTAGAAAAACTTGATGATGACTTGTTAGCAGATATTAGAAATAAAGAACTTGGTTTTGTTTTTCAGCAATTTCATCTACTTCAAGAAGTTTCAGCACTTGAGAACGTCATGCTTCCAATGATTTATGCATGCGTCCCCTCTTTAGAAAGGGAGAAACGCGCTAAAGAGGCTCTTGATCGAGTAGGACTTGGGAACAGGATGAACAATCTACCTAATCAATTATCTGGAGGACAACAACAACGAGTTGCCATAGCAAGAGCAATAATCAATCAACCATCTCTGCTATTAGCAGACGAACCGACTGGTGCGCTTGATTCCAAAACTACTGAAGACGTTTTAAATCTTTTTGACCAACTTCATAATCAAGGAATCACAATTGTCTTAGTTACTCATGAAGACAATGTTGCTCAAAGAGCAAAAACAATCGCAAGATTTAAAGATGGCAAAGTAATAGAGATTAGTCATAATTAA